A genomic stretch from Lathyrus oleraceus cultivar Zhongwan6 chromosome 2, CAAS_Psat_ZW6_1.0, whole genome shotgun sequence includes:
- the LOC127120829 gene encoding NAC domain-containing protein 100 isoform X2, translated as MNKCEPWDLPELAKMGETEWYYFCVRDKKYPNGQRTNRATNAGYWKATGRDKKIYDKNLLIGMKKTLVFYIGRAPIGVKTRWVMHEYRLEGTTLSNDILAKRETGEWAISRIYEKGNCEKKMCGSRLGMFNSSREEPPNTNESPLMNSSPYTNGEFSYAINPFTIPNQMQDNNIVGNNEASIMNVSSSSKQIDDYPFAEATQNYFLSQEKSMMRMQSENESNGSSSKQTLQRDFSFGGDLDADTFGGDLDADISSVVYGNDMFPRWYENQELIPDSHGPVVTDRLWNY; from the exons ATGAATAAGTGTGAACCATGGGATTTGCCAG aGCTGGCAAAAATGGGAGAAACAGAATGGTATTATTTCTGTGTGAGGGACAAAAAATATCCAAATGGTCAAAGAACAAATAGAGCCACTAATGCTGGTTATTGGAAGGCCACTGGAAGAGATAAGAAGATTTATGACAAAAATTTATTGATTGGGATGAAGAAGACATTGGTTTTCTATATAGGAAGAGCTCCGATTGGTGTAAAAACTAGATGGGTTATGCATGAATACAGATTGGAGGGTACCACACTCTCTAATGACATTTTAGCGAAGAGAGAAACG GGTGAATGGGCTATCAGCAGAATCTATGAGAAGGGTAATTGTGAAAAGAAAATGTGTGGTTCAAGACTTGGAATGTTTAACTCCTCTAGAGAAGAACCACCAAACACTAATGAATCTCCATTGATGAATTCTTCTCCATACACTAATGGGGAGTTCTCTTATGCGATCAATCCATTCACCATTCCAAATCAAATGCAAGACAACAACATTGTTGGTAACAATGAAGCTAGTATCATGAACGTTTCATCCTCTTCAAAACAAATTGATGATTATCCTTTTGCTGAAGCAACACAAAACTATTTCTTATCTCAAGAGAAATCTATGATGAGGATGCAATCGGAGAATGAAAGTAATGGATCAAGTTCAAAGCAAACTCTTCAACGTGATTTTTCTTTTGGTGGAGATCTTGATGCTGATACTTTTGGTGGAGATCTTGATGCTGATATCTCATCAGTTGTATATGGAAATGACATGTTTCCAAGGTGGTATGAGAATCAAGAATTGATACCCGATTCTCATGGACCTGTGGTCACTGATCGCTTGTGGAACTACTAA
- the LOC127120829 gene encoding NAC domain-containing protein 79 isoform X1 produces the protein MGSNVNVSEPKMDNKNFEFPAGFRFHPTDVELINQYLVKKVNDNSFSFIAISEVDMNKCEPWDLPELAKMGETEWYYFCVRDKKYPNGQRTNRATNAGYWKATGRDKKIYDKNLLIGMKKTLVFYIGRAPIGVKTRWVMHEYRLEGTTLSNDILAKRETGEWAISRIYEKGNCEKKMCGSRLGMFNSSREEPPNTNESPLMNSSPYTNGEFSYAINPFTIPNQMQDNNIVGNNEASIMNVSSSSKQIDDYPFAEATQNYFLSQEKSMMRMQSENESNGSSSKQTLQRDFSFGGDLDADTFGGDLDADISSVVYGNDMFPRWYENQELIPDSHGPVVTDRLWNY, from the exons ATGGGATCAAATGTTAACGTTTCCGAACCAAAAATGGATAACAAAAATTTTGAATTTCCGGCAGGTTTTCGATTCCATCCAACTGACGTAGAACTCATAAATCAATATCTTGTCAAGAAGGTCAATGACAATAGCTTCTCTTTTATAGCTATTTCTGAAGTTGATATGAATAAGTGTGAACCATGGGATTTGCCAG aGCTGGCAAAAATGGGAGAAACAGAATGGTATTATTTCTGTGTGAGGGACAAAAAATATCCAAATGGTCAAAGAACAAATAGAGCCACTAATGCTGGTTATTGGAAGGCCACTGGAAGAGATAAGAAGATTTATGACAAAAATTTATTGATTGGGATGAAGAAGACATTGGTTTTCTATATAGGAAGAGCTCCGATTGGTGTAAAAACTAGATGGGTTATGCATGAATACAGATTGGAGGGTACCACACTCTCTAATGACATTTTAGCGAAGAGAGAAACG GGTGAATGGGCTATCAGCAGAATCTATGAGAAGGGTAATTGTGAAAAGAAAATGTGTGGTTCAAGACTTGGAATGTTTAACTCCTCTAGAGAAGAACCACCAAACACTAATGAATCTCCATTGATGAATTCTTCTCCATACACTAATGGGGAGTTCTCTTATGCGATCAATCCATTCACCATTCCAAATCAAATGCAAGACAACAACATTGTTGGTAACAATGAAGCTAGTATCATGAACGTTTCATCCTCTTCAAAACAAATTGATGATTATCCTTTTGCTGAAGCAACACAAAACTATTTCTTATCTCAAGAGAAATCTATGATGAGGATGCAATCGGAGAATGAAAGTAATGGATCAAGTTCAAAGCAAACTCTTCAACGTGATTTTTCTTTTGGTGGAGATCTTGATGCTGATACTTTTGGTGGAGATCTTGATGCTGATATCTCATCAGTTGTATATGGAAATGACATGTTTCCAAGGTGGTATGAGAATCAAGAATTGATACCCGATTCTCATGGACCTGTGGTCACTGATCGCTTGTGGAACTACTAA